One stretch of Pigmentiphaga aceris DNA includes these proteins:
- a CDS encoding M81 family metallopeptidase, whose product MRIVFAGFQHETNTFAPAPADYHAFELGGGWPGLSRGHAVFATIAGSNIPAAGFIEAATPYGHQLIPSVWCAASPSAAVTREAYERIAGMILEDIAAALPVDAVYLDLHGAMVAEHADDGEGELLQRVRALIGPDTLLVSSYDLHANTTQAMLQTADVLVAYRTYPHVDMAETGRRTFAILQRLFDGMPRPVTASRRIPFLLPTVWQCTDLMPAKALYARLAELEQDPEIVHVSFTMGFPAADFPECGPVVWAHGRTQEAAQRAVDVLAQAVIDAEPTFKGELPDARTAVARAMAILSAQRTSESGPVVIADTQDNPGAGCQSDTTGILRELIAQGAQRAALGLIVDPAAAALVHAAGAGATVRLALGGHSGAEGDAPLVADYLVECVSDGKFDAFGPYYGGFHMDLGPSACLRLDGVRIVLASYKAQLADQAMFRFVGIEPADQAILVVKSTLHFRADFVDIARDILFCTSPGAISMDPSTMDWKRLPPDLRMTPCGPTFAELQASKH is encoded by the coding sequence ATGCGTATCGTCTTTGCAGGCTTTCAGCACGAAACCAATACCTTTGCACCCGCGCCCGCTGACTATCACGCGTTCGAGCTGGGTGGTGGCTGGCCCGGCCTGTCGCGCGGGCATGCCGTGTTTGCCACCATTGCCGGCTCGAACATTCCGGCTGCTGGTTTCATTGAAGCCGCCACGCCCTACGGACATCAGCTGATTCCATCGGTCTGGTGCGCAGCCAGCCCGTCGGCGGCCGTTACCCGCGAGGCCTATGAGCGCATCGCGGGCATGATTCTGGAAGACATTGCGGCCGCCTTGCCGGTCGATGCGGTGTACCTGGACCTGCATGGCGCGATGGTGGCAGAGCACGCAGACGACGGTGAAGGCGAACTGCTGCAACGGGTACGCGCGTTGATCGGTCCCGACACCTTGCTGGTCAGCAGTTACGACCTGCATGCCAACACCACGCAGGCCATGTTGCAGACCGCCGATGTGCTGGTGGCATATCGGACCTATCCGCATGTGGACATGGCGGAAACCGGCCGTCGCACTTTTGCGATATTGCAGCGTTTGTTCGATGGCATGCCACGCCCGGTCACTGCCTCGCGCCGTATTCCGTTCCTGTTGCCTACCGTGTGGCAGTGCACCGACCTGATGCCGGCCAAGGCTTTGTACGCGCGTTTAGCGGAACTGGAACAAGACCCCGAGATCGTGCATGTGTCGTTCACCATGGGCTTTCCGGCGGCTGATTTCCCCGAGTGCGGGCCGGTGGTGTGGGCGCATGGCCGCACGCAAGAGGCCGCGCAACGGGCGGTCGATGTGCTGGCGCAAGCGGTGATCGATGCAGAGCCCACGTTCAAAGGCGAGTTGCCTGACGCCCGCACGGCGGTGGCGCGAGCGATGGCTATCTTGTCAGCACAGCGCACGTCGGAAAGTGGTCCCGTCGTCATCGCCGACACCCAGGACAACCCCGGCGCAGGTTGCCAGTCGGACACCACTGGCATCTTGCGAGAACTGATTGCGCAGGGCGCGCAGCGTGCCGCCCTGGGCTTGATCGTTGACCCGGCAGCCGCTGCCTTGGTGCATGCCGCTGGCGCGGGTGCCACCGTGCGCTTGGCCTTGGGCGGTCATTCCGGGGCCGAGGGTGATGCGCCGCTGGTAGCCGACTACTTGGTCGAATGTGTGTCGGATGGCAAGTTCGACGCCTTCGGGCCGTACTACGGCGGCTTCCACATGGACCTGGGCCCCAGCGCCTGCCTGCGGCTGGATGGCGTGCGCATCGTGCTGGCCAGCTACAAGGCGCAGTTGGCTGACCAGGCGATGTTCCGCTTTGTGGGCATCGAGCCTGCCGATCAGGCCATTCTGGTGGTCAAGAGCACTTTGCATTTCCGGGCCGATTTTGTCGACATCGCCCGCGACATTCTGTTTTGCACGTCGCCGGGTGCCATTTCGATGGACCCGTCGACCATGGATTGGAAACGCCTGCCGCCGGATCTGCGCATGACGCCCTGCGGCCCCACTTTTGCCGAACTGCAAGCCAGCAAACACTAG
- a CDS encoding amidase family protein, with product MSENSELWRLSAGKIAAMIHAHKVTATDVAQAALARIDAVNPKINAVVECRPEEVLAQAAAIDEKISRGEPVGPLAGVPVTIKVNVDQKGYATTNGVKSQKDLVAARNSPVVDSLVEADAVLLGRTNTPAFSYRWFCNNLLHGATLNPHDAALTPGGSSGGAASAVAAGLGHIAHGTDIAGSIRYPAYACGVHGLRPTFGRVAAFNATAPYERPIGGQIMAVSGPLARSVDDIRLALHAMARPDVRDPWATAMPLIGPDVPRRAAMCLRPDGLETAPEICAALLESAERLRDGGWIVDEVDNLPPLRDGMAVQITLWMGDGYDAMVQSAEEEGDVGAITALAGQAELAREANLQDFSAALQRRLAITRAWLLFLETYPVVLLPSCGELPFANDLDLQGPEAYTRVWQAQMPMISLPITGLPALSLCTGFVGRTPVGVQIVAGRFREDLCLAAGELIEARGKPLEPVDPYAG from the coding sequence ATGTCTGAGAATTCCGAACTCTGGCGTCTGTCCGCCGGCAAGATCGCGGCCATGATTCACGCCCACAAGGTCACCGCCACTGACGTGGCGCAAGCGGCCTTGGCGCGCATCGACGCCGTGAATCCGAAAATCAATGCCGTGGTCGAATGCCGGCCCGAGGAAGTGCTGGCGCAGGCCGCCGCCATCGACGAGAAAATCTCGCGCGGCGAGCCAGTCGGCCCGCTGGCGGGTGTGCCGGTCACCATCAAGGTCAATGTCGATCAGAAGGGTTACGCCACCACCAACGGCGTGAAGTCGCAGAAAGACCTGGTGGCCGCCCGCAACAGCCCGGTGGTCGACAGCCTGGTGGAAGCCGACGCGGTGCTGCTGGGCCGCACCAACACACCCGCCTTCAGCTACCGCTGGTTCTGCAACAACCTGCTGCACGGTGCGACGCTGAACCCGCATGATGCGGCCTTGACACCGGGTGGCTCGTCGGGCGGCGCGGCGTCTGCGGTGGCTGCCGGGCTTGGCCACATTGCGCACGGCACCGACATTGCCGGGTCGATCCGCTATCCGGCCTATGCCTGCGGCGTACATGGCCTGCGCCCCACCTTCGGCCGCGTGGCGGCCTTCAATGCCACCGCGCCCTACGAGCGTCCCATTGGCGGCCAGATCATGGCCGTATCTGGCCCGCTGGCCCGCAGCGTGGATGACATTCGCCTGGCCTTGCACGCCATGGCCCGCCCGGACGTGCGCGACCCGTGGGCCACGGCCATGCCCCTGATCGGCCCCGACGTGCCGCGTCGTGCAGCCATGTGCCTGCGCCCCGACGGACTGGAGACTGCACCTGAAATCTGCGCGGCCTTGCTGGAATCGGCCGAACGCCTGCGCGATGGCGGCTGGATCGTGGACGAGGTCGACAACCTGCCGCCGCTGCGCGACGGCATGGCGGTGCAGATCACCTTGTGGATGGGCGACGGTTACGACGCGATGGTGCAGTCCGCAGAAGAGGAGGGCGATGTGGGCGCGATCACCGCGCTGGCAGGCCAGGCGGAACTGGCCCGCGAGGCCAACTTGCAGGACTTCTCGGCGGCATTGCAACGACGCCTGGCAATCACGCGGGCCTGGCTGCTGTTCCTGGAAACCTACCCGGTGGTCTTGTTGCCCAGTTGCGGTGAACTGCCGTTTGCCAACGACCTGGACTTGCAAGGCCCGGAGGCCTACACACGGGTCTGGCAGGCGCAGATGCCGATGATTTCCTTGCCTATCACCGGCCTGCCTGCGCTGAGCCTGTGCACCGGTTTCGTCGGGCGTACGCCCGTGGGTGTGCAGATCGTGGCGGGGCGCTTCCGGGAGGACTTGTGCCTGGCGGCGGGGGAACTGATCGAGGCGCGCGGCAAGCCGCTTGAACCGGTTGATCCGTACGCGGGGTAA
- a CDS encoding GntR family transcriptional regulator, protein MKTQQLRPVSKLSAEAQATGSLRDFILSGSLKPGARLTEIALAEQMGVARATLRTALHRLASEGIVVQIPYTGWQVAELSANDVWELWTLRGSLESLAAKLAAQSTDPAVKNGIRKAYDKLLAACATGNMEAISEADFALHRTIIDLVGHSRLQRQYQLVEQQVRLYILTSNSFVADGPEDIIEQHRPMMDALLAGNATAAAEAAWQHNESEGHRLSAWLAQEAAASAAAAVQAAPRKTRGPRKAT, encoded by the coding sequence ATGAAGACACAGCAATTGCGGCCGGTTTCCAAGCTGTCCGCCGAGGCCCAGGCAACGGGTAGCCTGCGCGATTTCATTTTGTCGGGTTCTCTCAAGCCGGGAGCCCGTCTGACCGAAATCGCGCTTGCGGAGCAGATGGGTGTCGCCCGCGCCACCTTGCGCACGGCCTTGCATCGTCTTGCCAGCGAAGGCATCGTGGTGCAGATTCCCTACACCGGCTGGCAGGTGGCCGAGCTGTCGGCCAATGACGTGTGGGAACTGTGGACCTTGCGCGGCAGCCTGGAAAGCCTGGCTGCCAAGCTGGCAGCGCAGAGCACCGATCCGGCGGTGAAAAACGGTATCCGCAAGGCCTACGACAAGCTGTTGGCGGCCTGTGCGACCGGCAACATGGAAGCGATCAGTGAAGCGGATTTTGCGCTGCATCGGACCATCATCGACCTGGTGGGGCATTCGCGTCTGCAGCGCCAGTATCAACTGGTCGAGCAGCAGGTGCGGCTGTACATCCTGACCAGCAATTCCTTCGTGGCCGATGGCCCCGAGGACATCATCGAGCAACATCGCCCGATGATGGATGCGTTGCTGGCTGGCAATGCCACGGCTGCTGCCGAAGCTGCCTGGCAGCATAACGAGTCTGAAGGGCACCGCCTGTCGGCGTGGTTGGCGCAAGAAGCCGCCGCGAGCGCGGCGGCAGCTGTTCAGGCCGCGCCACGCAAGACGCGGGGGCCACGCAAGGCGACCTGA
- a CDS encoding tellurite resistance TerB family protein: protein MSARNLLDQLLQSGKNLLNEGASRAGTSGGAGSLLSGLGGNLGKLTGGQGGGGLGGMLGSVGGALGNMGGVGKGALGAGALGLLLSSKQARKIGGSVALYGGMAALGALAYKAYGDWQKQQTAPGTAPAEAPRTLDRLPAPEAEVHSKAVLMAMIGAAKADGHIDANEQEAIRGELAKVTDNAEDRAWLEAEISRPLDPAAIARAATTPEMAAEMYLASLLVVDEEAFMERAYLDELARQLKLDPGLKQQLEQNLKANVQPV from the coding sequence TTGAGCGCACGCAATCTACTGGACCAACTTCTGCAATCCGGCAAAAACCTGCTGAACGAAGGCGCATCACGCGCCGGCACCAGCGGCGGTGCGGGCTCGCTGTTGTCTGGACTGGGCGGCAATCTCGGCAAACTCACTGGCGGCCAAGGAGGCGGGGGCCTCGGCGGCATGTTGGGGAGCGTCGGGGGCGCGCTTGGCAACATGGGCGGTGTCGGGAAGGGCGCGCTGGGTGCTGGCGCGCTCGGGCTGCTGCTGAGCAGCAAACAAGCCCGCAAGATCGGCGGGTCGGTCGCCCTGTACGGTGGCATGGCAGCGCTGGGGGCGCTTGCCTACAAAGCCTACGGCGACTGGCAGAAGCAACAGACTGCACCCGGCACCGCCCCGGCGGAAGCACCGCGCACATTGGATCGCCTGCCTGCGCCCGAAGCCGAAGTGCATAGCAAGGCCGTTCTCATGGCCATGATCGGCGCGGCCAAGGCCGACGGTCACATCGACGCCAACGAGCAGGAAGCCATCCGAGGCGAACTTGCCAAGGTCACCGACAACGCGGAAGACCGCGCGTGGCTGGAAGCCGAAATCAGCCGTCCGCTGGACCCCGCCGCCATCGCGCGTGCGGCAACGACGCCCGAGATGGCTGCCGAGATGTACTTGGCCAGCCTGCTGGTAGTAGACGAAGAAGCCTTCATGGAACGCGCGTATCTGGACGAGCTGGCCCGCCAGCTGAAACTGGACCCAGGCCTGAAGCAACAGCTGGAGCAAAACCTGAAGGCCAACGTTCAGCCTGTCTGA
- a CDS encoding helix-turn-helix transcriptional regulator, which translates to MTDHTLGQFIRKHRERLLPQDVGLPALGRRRTPGLRREELAQLCGVSPTWLTWIEQGRPVTASTDMLARLTDALRLSAAERQYLFALAGRVDPAGAADNRSQHADAQAIIAHLLTPAYVLDRAWNAVAWNPAAADLFVGWLDAASTPLPNLLRYTFLCPAARHLIAPWEERARRLVAEFRNDCGRHAADPDIRDLVAELSHADPTFARFWQNYDVVPREGGRRDFLHPTKGPLRFMQTTWQAATQRDLKLVVLVAEPDA; encoded by the coding sequence ATGACCGATCACACCCTGGGCCAGTTCATCCGCAAACATCGCGAACGCCTGTTGCCACAGGACGTGGGTCTGCCCGCGCTCGGCCGCCGTCGCACGCCTGGCCTGCGACGCGAAGAGCTGGCGCAACTCTGCGGGGTAAGTCCCACCTGGCTGACCTGGATCGAACAAGGCCGACCGGTCACCGCATCCACCGACATGCTGGCTCGACTGACCGATGCGCTGCGACTGAGCGCCGCTGAACGGCAGTACCTGTTCGCGCTTGCCGGCCGTGTCGACCCCGCAGGTGCCGCCGATAACCGCAGCCAGCACGCAGACGCCCAGGCAATCATCGCGCACCTGCTCACCCCTGCCTACGTGCTGGATCGCGCCTGGAACGCGGTGGCCTGGAATCCCGCGGCGGCAGATCTGTTCGTCGGCTGGCTGGATGCCGCCAGCACGCCCCTGCCCAACCTGCTGCGCTACACCTTCCTGTGCCCGGCTGCGCGCCACCTGATCGCGCCCTGGGAAGAACGCGCTCGCCGTCTGGTTGCCGAATTCCGCAACGATTGCGGCCGTCATGCCGCCGACCCCGATATTCGTGATCTGGTTGCCGAACTCAGTCACGCAGACCCAACCTTCGCCCGCTTCTGGCAGAACTACGACGTAGTACCCCGCGAAGGGGGCCGACGCGACTTCCTGCACCCGACCAAAGGGCCGCTGCGCTTTATGCAGACCACTTGGCAAGCTGCCACGCAGCGCGACTTGAAGCTGGTGGTGCTGGTGGCCGAACCAGATGCGTAA
- a CDS encoding class I SAM-dependent methyltransferase — MDQKTLVDAQFGSTAANYLSSAVHAQGADLQRLTELVRTLRPANVLDLGCGAGHASFAVAAGGAGAVTAYDLSPQMLAVVEAAARDRGAAQLVTRQGPAESLPFDSASFDMVVTRFSAHHWLDMGASVAEMARVLKPGCPLIIIDVIAPETPLYDTVLQTIEILRDASHVRNYRVSEWTAMLEAAGIAVENHDTWKLPLEFGSWIKRINTPPERVAALTAVFKALPIEAKAYFAVGEDGSFSSDTAWIEARKRG; from the coding sequence ATGGACCAGAAAACCTTGGTGGATGCCCAATTCGGCAGCACTGCCGCCAACTACCTCAGCAGCGCCGTACATGCCCAAGGTGCCGACCTGCAACGTCTGACCGAGCTGGTGCGCACGCTGCGCCCTGCCAATGTGCTGGACCTGGGCTGTGGTGCGGGTCATGCGAGCTTTGCGGTGGCGGCCGGCGGTGCGGGTGCGGTCACGGCCTATGACCTGTCGCCGCAGATGCTGGCGGTGGTCGAGGCAGCGGCCCGTGACCGGGGCGCTGCACAACTGGTCACGCGTCAGGGGCCGGCGGAATCTTTGCCGTTCGACAGCGCCAGTTTCGATATGGTGGTGACGCGTTTTTCTGCCCACCATTGGTTGGACATGGGTGCGTCGGTGGCCGAGATGGCGCGGGTGCTCAAGCCCGGCTGTCCGTTGATCATCATTGACGTGATCGCCCCGGAAACGCCGCTGTACGACACGGTGCTGCAAACCATCGAAATCCTGCGCGATGCGTCTCACGTGCGCAATTACCGCGTTTCGGAATGGACAGCCATGCTGGAGGCCGCAGGCATTGCGGTGGAAAACCACGACACCTGGAAGCTGCCGCTGGAGTTCGGCAGCTGGATCAAGCGCATCAACACCCCGCCGGAACGCGTGGCGGCGCTGACGGCGGTGTTCAAGGCCTTGCCGATCGAAGCCAAGGCGTATTTCGCCGTCGGTGAAGACGGCTCGTTCAGCAGCGACACCGCCTGGATCGAGGCGCGCAAACGCGGTTGA
- a CDS encoding methyl-accepting chemotaxis protein yields MHLSSLPLKARLGLSYAALICFVLLVSLLALKHFADANQRFSDYLDGAERRATLVTQIQASAEQRAIAVLNLLLVQQPAERAREQVLMNVAHDQMAARLKALQGTLNAPDVTDTQRAGFARIAAVEQRYGSVLQDIVKLAMGSGAAASNTRLARADDPVAEKAVALMDSQSAPLLRELTAEIHAYLNEARTRAMAQVATAEADYQHQRKLFIGICIAVAMFAAALGTLIVRGLGRALGAEPQLLSTAAQRVADGDLRDVADADAGAPGSVQASLVMMRGNLATLIGQVGRSVRVMARSGQALSSSSEQINAATLSSKQELDRVAIAMARMAESVQDVARNSGEAARAVSAADEQAQSGVRLADRAVEGMQRLSADVAQAADAMTRLQSDSENIGMVLDVIREVAGRINLLSLNAAIEAARAGDAGNGFTIVAEEVRRLAQRTQEATQEIGGLIGDLQRTADNATRQMLGCANTTDGTTQDVHEAVQAVHALTTTVGEIRRMNQQIATAADAQNTVADEIGKSVQAVLESAGRSASAARQTASAGAELASQGSELQMQIGRFQV; encoded by the coding sequence AAGGCGCGTCTGGGTCTGAGCTACGCCGCCCTTATCTGTTTCGTGTTGCTGGTGTCGCTGCTTGCACTCAAGCATTTTGCCGATGCCAACCAACGTTTTTCCGACTACCTGGACGGTGCCGAACGACGTGCAACACTGGTCACGCAGATTCAGGCTTCAGCCGAGCAGCGTGCCATCGCAGTGCTCAATCTGCTGCTGGTGCAACAACCCGCTGAGCGCGCGCGCGAACAGGTGTTGATGAATGTCGCGCACGATCAAATGGCGGCGCGACTGAAAGCCTTGCAAGGCACCCTGAACGCGCCTGATGTGACCGATACCCAGCGCGCCGGTTTTGCCCGCATTGCTGCGGTAGAGCAGCGTTACGGCAGCGTGCTGCAAGACATCGTGAAGCTGGCCATGGGAAGCGGCGCGGCAGCATCAAACACTCGCTTGGCGCGTGCTGATGATCCGGTCGCGGAAAAAGCCGTGGCGCTGATGGACAGCCAAAGCGCGCCCCTGCTGCGCGAACTCACTGCCGAAATTCATGCTTATCTGAACGAAGCCCGCACACGGGCAATGGCCCAGGTGGCCACGGCCGAGGCCGACTATCAACATCAGCGCAAACTGTTCATCGGCATCTGCATTGCCGTTGCCATGTTTGCGGCCGCACTGGGTACCTTGATCGTGCGGGGCCTGGGCCGGGCGCTGGGAGCCGAACCGCAGTTGCTGTCCACCGCCGCACAACGGGTCGCAGACGGGGACCTGCGCGATGTTGCCGATGCCGACGCAGGTGCACCAGGCAGTGTGCAGGCCTCGCTGGTGATGATGCGGGGCAACCTGGCAACGCTGATTGGTCAGGTCGGCCGCTCGGTGCGTGTCATGGCCCGTTCTGGCCAGGCCTTATCCAGCAGCAGCGAACAGATCAATGCCGCCACGCTGTCGAGCAAACAGGAACTCGACCGTGTCGCCATCGCGATGGCCCGCATGGCCGAATCGGTCCAGGATGTCGCGCGCAATTCGGGCGAAGCTGCGCGTGCAGTGTCAGCCGCCGATGAACAGGCGCAATCGGGCGTGCGTCTGGCCGACCGCGCAGTCGAAGGCATGCAGCGTCTGTCAGCCGATGTGGCGCAAGCTGCCGATGCCATGACACGCCTGCAAAGTGACAGCGAGAACATCGGCATGGTGCTCGACGTGATCCGCGAAGTGGCGGGCCGCATTAACCTGCTGTCCTTGAATGCCGCCATCGAAGCCGCCCGCGCAGGCGATGCCGGCAATGGCTTCACCATCGTCGCCGAAGAGGTCCGCCGCCTGGCCCAGCGCACCCAGGAAGCCACACAGGAAATCGGCGGACTGATCGGTGACTTGCAACGCACCGCCGACAACGCCACGCGCCAGATGCTTGGCTGCGCAAACACCACCGACGGCACCACGCAGGACGTGCATGAAGCCGTGCAGGCCGTGCATGCGCTGACGACCACGGTGGGAGAAATCCGCCGCATGAACCAGCAGATTGCCACTGCCGCCGACGCGCAGAACACGGTCGCCGACGAGATCGGCAAAAGTGTGCAGGCGGTGCTGGAATCGGCCGGGCGATCTGCCAGCGCCGCGCGCCAGACCGCATCGGCCGGGGCGGAACTGGCAAGCCAGGGTAGTGAACTGCAAATGCAGATCGGACGCTTCCAAGTCTGA